TTAACCGGTCCTCTTGAATTGGGAGATGAACTGATTACCGGTCCGGCAGGGGATGCGGCGCAAGGAATTCTGGCGGCAGTCACCTACTTCCCCAATCTGGATAATGATGTGAACAAAAAATTTGTCCAGTCGTATAAAGCGAAATATGGTAAAAACCCGAATGTGTTCAGCGTACAGGGGTATGACTCCGCACAAATCATTGACGCCGCGATTCAAAAAGCAGGCAGCAAGAAATCGGAAGATCTGATCAAGGTGCTGAAAGGAATTTCCTTTGACAGTCCGCGCGGACGCATTACCATCGACCCCAAAACGAACAACCCCATTCAAAACATGTACATCGTGAAAAATGTGATGAAAGATGGAGCTATTGTTCAGGAAGTGATCGAAACGGTAAAAGACGTAACCATGCCGGAGAAAGCTCCAGACAAATAACCCCTGACAGGATATCGAGGGGCTCAACCAGGCCCCTCGCTTATTTCAGCCTATTATGCACTTACAGACCAGGGGAGGGGAGTTATTTGGATTTTTCTATCTTGTTTGTGCAAATTCTCACAGGTTTGGCCTATGGAATGCTGCTGTTTATGATCGCGGCAGGACTATCCATTATATTTGGCATCATGAACGTGATTAATCTGGCTCACGGAACTTTTTTCATGTTGGGAGCTTATGTCGCTTTTACCTTTATAAATCAACATGCAGGATTTTGGGTGGCTTTGTTATTGTCGGTCCTTGCAGTGGCAGTTATGGGGGTACTGGTGGAACGTTTTCTTCTTTCCCGGATGTACGGAAAAACATTTGAACAAATCCTTTTGACGTTTGGATTGATGTATATTTTTACAGACCTTGTCAAGTGGATTTGGGGTTCCAGCCCACAAACGCTGCCCGTACCACCGATGTTGGATTTTTCCATTTCCGCAGGTGTCGTACAGTTTCCTGCATATCGGCTGTTTGTTGTAGCTGTGGGCTGCATCGTGGCTTTTTTTCTTTGGTATTTCGAAACGCGAACCCGCATTGGCGCCATCGTTCGCGCGGGTGTAGACGACCGGGAAATGCTCGGTGCCTTGGGAATCAACGTAAAATTGGTTTTTACAGGCGTGTTCACGTTTGGTGCAGCGTTAGCCGGTGTAAGCGGTACACTCGGAGGACCTATATTGGGCCTTTATAATGGGATGGATGCCGATATTTTAATTTTCTCGCTGGTGATTGTGGTGATTGGCGGTTTGGGCACTTGGAGAGGCTCGTTTATTGGCGCTATTCTGATTGGCATGATTGAAACGCTTGGACAAATATGGTTCCCCTCGTTATCGATGGTACTGGTGTTTGCCTTGATGGTGGGCGTGTTGCTCGTAAAACCGTCCGGTCTGTTTGGAAAAGGGGTGGAGGCGTGAAGAAGAAGTTTCCGATTTCTCTGGCAGCTGTCATCCTTATCCTTGCACTGCCTTTCGTGTTGTCTTCGTACAGCGTTTCATTGTTTACCGAAATGTTCGTGATCTCGATTTTTGCTCTTTCACTTGGCTTAATCATCGGATACGCGGGTCTTGTTTCTTTGGGACATGCCGCTTTTTTTGGCGCTGGCGCCTATACCGTTGCATTATTGGGCAAGTATTTCCCGAACACCTATGTGCTCTTGCTCGCGGCCATTTTGATTGCCGGTTTGTTAGCCTGGTTGTCCGGATTCTTGTTTATTAAAACATCAGGCGCCTATTTTTTGATGATTACATTAGCATTCAGCCAGATGCTCTATGCGGTTGTCTATAAGGCGAAAAATGTGACCGGCGGTGCGGACGGGATGGCCGTATCCGCCTCGCCCGACTTAGGGTTTGGCCCGATCTCCAGCCCTTTAGGTCTTTATTATTTGATGGCAATTTCTTTTTTGCTCTGTTATCTGTTTCTGAGCTGTTTTGTAAATTCCCCGGCGGGAAAAGCGGTTCAAGGCGTCAAGGAGAACGAGTCACGCATGAAGGCGCTGGGCTATCGGACTCATTCATTCAAGCTGCTCGCCTATACGATCTCCGGAATGATGGCCGGTTTCGCGGGCGCCATGTACTCCCTTTATAACTTGTTTGTGAGCCCTGACACATTAAGCTGGATCTTCTCAGGGCAAGCGATGGTTATGGTCATCATCGGAGGGGTGGGTACTCTGTTTGGTCCGCCGATTGGCGCTGCCTTTTTTGTTGTGCTGCAAAACTACATGAGCTCCTATACGGAACGTTGGCCCATCATTATGGGATTGATCTTCGTTGCGTTTGTCCTTTACGGGCGAGGAGGAGTCGCTCATTTATTGATATTCGTGTGGGCCAAGATTCAATCGAACTTCCGGGGTGGAAACAATCCAGCTGTGGAAATGGGGCCATCGAAGCAAGCGGGGGAGGTTGTCAATGGTGAATCTGTTAAAGGTTGAACGTCTAAGCAAATCGTTTAAAGGCCTGCAGGTGTTGAAAAATGTCAGTTTGGAAGTGGAAAGCGAAGAACGTCATGTGATTATCGGCCCAAATGGTGCGGGGAAAACGACACTGTTCAACTGTATCACGGGTGTTTTGCCAATCGATGACGGTGTTGTCATGCTAAATGGAAGAAAAATCAGCGGGCTGCCGTCCGACACCCGGGTTGCAAATGGTATGGCTCGTACCTTTCAGAAAAATAATCTGTTTGGCAATTTGACCGTCGAAGAGAATTTGCATTTAGCCATAAATGCTTGCAAGCCCTATCGCAACAACATAATCAAACCGTTTCGAATGTATACGGATTTGCTGCAAGAAACACAGGAATTACTGGAAAGGTGGAACCTTTGGGAACGCCGTCATCGTCTGGTAAATGAATTGTCGTACGGGGAGCAGAGATTGCTGGAAATTGTGCTGGCATTGGCTTCCAAGCCAAAGATCCTGTTGCTGGACGAACCTACGTCCGGTATGTCTCCTGCAGAAACGTTGCAAACTACCCAATTGATTCAAAGTCTGCCCCGTTCTGTTTCATTATTGGTGATTGAACACGACATGGAAGTCGTATTTTCGATCGCAGACCGGATAACGGTTCTGCATCATGGGGAACTGTTTATGACTGGGTCCCCGAATGAGATTCGCGGTGATGAAAGAGTCAAAGAAATTTACTTCGGAGGAGGGGCTATGGCGCATGCTCAAACTTGATAATGTCCATACCTATTATGGCAACAGCCATATTTTGCAGGGGATCTCCTTTGAAGTGCCAAAAGGAACATGTGTCGCCCTGCTGGGCCGTAATGGAGCGGGAAAAACAACCACGATCCACAGCATCGCAGGACTTACTCCTCCTCGCAACGGAACGATCCGGTTTCAGGGGAGGAAAATTGAGAAACTTACGCCCTATCAAATCTCCCGTTGTGGAATCGGTCTGGTACCACAAGGAAGACGGATCTTTCCTTCGCTTACAATCAGAGAAAATTTGACAATTGCCGCGCGACATGCGGACCAGTCCCGCACAGACCAAGAGAAGTGGACGCTTGCGAAAGTATACGAATTGTTTCCAATCCTGAAGGAGCGGGAAAACAATATGGGCACTCAGTTGTCCGGCGGGCAACAACAAATGCTGGCGATCGGAAGGGCGCTGATCACCAATCCGCAATTGATTCTGATGGATGAACCGTCTGAAGGATTGGCGCCGATCATTATCGAACAGGTAGGCGAAATTATAAAAAAGCTGAAGGAAACGGGCTTGTCGATCCTCTTGGTGGAACAAAACTTCTATTTGGCGTGCGGAGTGGCAAACGAAGTGTTGGTGATGAATAAGGGGCAGATCGTTTGGCAGGGAGAACCGCAGCAATTGCTGGCGAATGAAGAGATTCAGCACCGCTATTTGGGAGTCTGATTGCTCACAAACCAAGCCTTTGCGTTGTTTCTTTTAAACAATCGCATAGGCTCGGTTGGTTTGAGATCATCTATAAAACCCTAGATTCTGTGAAATTTCCTGGCAGGCTTCTATTACTTTCTTGCTTAAATATGCTACTTTGGAGCGGCCCATACGCTGTTTCGGACCCACGAGGGTAAGGGCCGCCACGACTTGTCCTGTATAGTCGCGAATAGGGGCTGCCAGCGAATGCACACCCTCCAGTAACTCTTCAAAGCTGGTCGCATAGCCCTGAGTTTTAATTTTTGCCAATTCCTGATGCAGCAGATTCGGGTTGGTCAGCGTGTTCGGCGTATGTTTCACCAGGCCATTTTCAATGATCTGTTTGATAAAATCAGGCTCTTGATGGGCCAGCAACACTTTGCCGGAACTTGTACAATAAAGCGGGTTTCTTTTGCCTACGTGCGTTAAAAAGCGAACATGGTGAGTACACTCGATCTTCATTATGTAGATAAGCTCGTTTCCGTCCAGTATTCCAATATGTGCGGTCTCATCTACTGTATCCACCAGTTTTCGGACAACCGGGAGCGCTTCATTATAGATATCCAGAGTGGAAAAGATCACTCCGCTAAGAGCGAGAACCGAGTATCCCAACCGATATTTGTGTGTTTCCGATTCTTTAACCAGAAATCCTTCTTTAACAAGCGTGGAAACCAGACGGTGTACCGTGCTTTTTCCCAAATTTTGCGCGACGGCAATTTCCGTAATGCCCTGGCTGGGTTTATCCATCGAGTAGGAACGAAGGATTCGAAGGGCGTTGCTGAGTGAAGACAGCATACGTTGCTCATTTTTTTCCGGCATAAGCAGATCTCCTCCTTAAACCTTTCTATACCACATTATTCAATCGATTCTGAAAAATTCCGTCTGAAAATCTCCACAACTGTAAACCTTTAAGTATAAACTACAACGATTTTCTGTAAAATCTATCTCGTTGTTCACTATAGAAGAACAGGTTGTATGTTAAAAGAATTACGATATGCCAAGCCGGATTTCCTTGTTGGGGTTGTGAGTTTTGTAGGTTTTACTGATCAAAGCTGCTACGCAAACAGGTTCTACAGAGTCAATTATGATAATAAACAGGTAATGTGCTGATGAAATCATTTCCGTTTATACATGGGTGGATAACATGGAAACTACAAAAAACAGAACAGTTTTTAAATATGACGGCAACGCCCTGATTGAACAAGTAGATGAAGTGGCGTCCGAATACCCTTTTACCATCGTGCTAAACGGACAGGAATTTGCGACCTTGGTCTGTACCCCGACTCACTTGAAAGAGATGGCAATTGGTTTTCTTACCTCCGAAGGAGTCATTCGTTTTCCTGAAGAAATTGTATCGGTCACTCTTAACGAAGAGCGAGGATTCGCCTATGTGGAAACCACCAACAAACAGCCAACAAGCCTTGAATTCTATGCCAAGAGGTTTATCGGTTCATGCTGCGGCAAGAGCAGGCAATCCTTTTATTTTCACAATGATGTAAAGACGGCCAAGACCGTTATGAGCCGGAACCAAATCACTGTGGATCAATGTTTTTATCTGATGGAGTTGTTGCAGCAAAGTTCCACTCATTTCCAAACAACAGGCGGTGTACATAACGCCGCGCTATGCAGCAAGAATGAAATTATCATCTCCTGTACAGATATCGGCAGGCATAACACATTGGATAAAATCTTCGGGTACTGGATGCAGAACCGGATTCACTTGCATGACAAAGTAATTGTATTCAGCGGCCGGATTTCATCTGAAGTACTGCTTAAAGTAGCTAAAATTGGAGTGGGAATCTTGATATCAAAATCGGCTCCTACCGATCTCGCCTTAGAAATGGCGGAGGAACTTGGGATCACGATCATTGGATTTGTGCGGGGACGGAAAATGAACGTGTACACTCATCCGGAACGTATTGTGTAGAGGATAAACCTATCAAAACAGGAGTGATTAAAATGGGAAAGACAAAACATACTGGTCCAATTAAGCTTCCCTCGCTGCCAGACCCACGATTTTGGGTGAGTCCAATTCCCTTTGGATTTGGAAAAGTCAAACCGCACCACATTCGCGATACGATAAAAATTGCATGGGAGAACCGTGATAACCTGCCTTATGCTGTCCGAATTTTGCAAAAAGGGGTTTGCGACGGATGCGCACTGGGGGTTGCCGGACTTCACGATCAGACATTAGCCGGGCCGCATCTTTGTACGACGCGGCTGAATGTGCTCCGTTTAAACACAATGCCCGCGATAAAAGCAGAAATCGTTCATGCCGATATCGACGAGCTTCGAAAAATGGACAGCACTACACTTCGTAAATTGGGGCGCATTCCGTATCCGTTGATCCGTAGAAAAGGGGAACGCAATTTCACCCGTATTTCCTGGGACGAAGCGCTTGATCAGATTGCTGAAAAAATCAGGTGCATCGATCCAAAGCAACTTGCATTTTATCTGACGTCCCGAGGAATCCCGAATGAATCGTATTATGTGGCTGCGAAAGTGGCACGTTTCCTGGGAACCAATAATATTGACAACGCTTCCCGCATTTGCCATTCACCCTCAAAGACAGCATTGAAACGATCCGTTGGCATTGGGGCTTCAAGCTGCAATTATAAAGATTGGATCGGAACGGACGTACTTGTGTTTTGGGGCAGCGTGGCAGCAAATAATCAGCCGGTATCGACAAAATATATGTATGCTGCCAAGCGGAAAGGAACCAAAATCATCGTGATTAACCCGTATTATGAACCCGCGATGGAAAAATACTGGATTCCTTCGATTCCGGAATCTGCCCTTTTCGGAACCAAAATCGCAGATGATTTCTACCAAGTGAATATTGGCGGGGACATTGCGTTTATGAACGGTGTGATGAAGAGTTGGTTTGAAATGGAAGAACGGCTGCCGGGTTCCGCCATCAACCACCAATTTGTCGAGGAACATGTGAACGGTTACGAACAACTAAAAGCCCATATTATGAAGTATGACTGGGAAACGCTTGAAAAATCGTCCGGTTTGTCGAAAGAACGGATGTACGTATTCGCCAAGCTGCTTGCTGAAGCGAAGTCAGCAGTGTTTGTGTGGTCGATGGGATTAACGCAGCACCGGTTTGGTACGGACAATATTTCGCAAGTGGCAAACCTTGCCCTGTTGCGCGGATTTTTGGGCCGTGAACATTGCGGATTGATGCCGATTCGTGGACATTCCGGAGTACAGGGATCCGGTGAGATGGGAGCCGATCCGTTCAGTTTGCCCGGCGGTGACTTCAAAGGACTGGATGTCGAACGAATTGAAAAGGTTTGGGGGTTTGAACTGCCAAAGTGGCAAGGCGATATTGTCGGAGTTACGATTGAGAACGCTCTTCTTCCAACAGATCATGAACGAAAACTTAAGCTCTTCTACACTTCGGGAGGTAACTTCCTCGAAACGATGCCGAATCCCGATTTTGTCAAAATGTGCTTGGAAAATGTGGATATTCGTGTTCACCAGGACATTATTTTCAACACATCGACATTGGTTGATGCGAATGAAGCGGTGATTGTGTTACCCGCAATGACCCGTTATGAGATGCCGGGGGGAGTTACGTCGACTTCCACGGAAAGGATGGTCTACTTTTCGCCTGAAATTCCCGGCCCCCGTATCCCGGAAGCGCGCGCGGAATGGCAGATCTTTATCGATCTTGCGGCCCGCGTGAAACCGCAACAAAAACATTTGATCTGGTTTGATAACGCTCAGGAAATCCGCGATGAAATCGCTAAAGCCGCCCCGAATTACGACGGAATTCAGCATTTGAAGAAGCAGGGCGACGTGTTCCAATGGGGCGGTGCCTGGCTATGTGAAGACGGGATATGTCCGACACCGGACGGGCGAGGTAACCTGATTGAA
The sequence above is a segment of the Effusibacillus dendaii genome. Coding sequences within it:
- a CDS encoding branched-chain amino acid ABC transporter permease, translating into MDFSILFVQILTGLAYGMLLFMIAAGLSIIFGIMNVINLAHGTFFMLGAYVAFTFINQHAGFWVALLLSVLAVAVMGVLVERFLLSRMYGKTFEQILLTFGLMYIFTDLVKWIWGSSPQTLPVPPMLDFSISAGVVQFPAYRLFVVAVGCIVAFFLWYFETRTRIGAIVRAGVDDREMLGALGINVKLVFTGVFTFGAALAGVSGTLGGPILGLYNGMDADILIFSLVIVVIGGLGTWRGSFIGAILIGMIETLGQIWFPSLSMVLVFALMVGVLLVKPSGLFGKGVEA
- a CDS encoding branched-chain amino acid ABC transporter permease translates to MKKKFPISLAAVILILALPFVLSSYSVSLFTEMFVISIFALSLGLIIGYAGLVSLGHAAFFGAGAYTVALLGKYFPNTYVLLLAAILIAGLLAWLSGFLFIKTSGAYFLMITLAFSQMLYAVVYKAKNVTGGADGMAVSASPDLGFGPISSPLGLYYLMAISFLLCYLFLSCFVNSPAGKAVQGVKENESRMKALGYRTHSFKLLAYTISGMMAGFAGAMYSLYNLFVSPDTLSWIFSGQAMVMVIIGGVGTLFGPPIGAAFFVVLQNYMSSYTERWPIIMGLIFVAFVLYGRGGVAHLLIFVWAKIQSNFRGGNNPAVEMGPSKQAGEVVNGESVKG
- a CDS encoding ABC transporter ATP-binding protein yields the protein MVNLLKVERLSKSFKGLQVLKNVSLEVESEERHVIIGPNGAGKTTLFNCITGVLPIDDGVVMLNGRKISGLPSDTRVANGMARTFQKNNLFGNLTVEENLHLAINACKPYRNNIIKPFRMYTDLLQETQELLERWNLWERRHRLVNELSYGEQRLLEIVLALASKPKILLLDEPTSGMSPAETLQTTQLIQSLPRSVSLLVIEHDMEVVFSIADRITVLHHGELFMTGSPNEIRGDERVKEIYFGGGAMAHAQT
- a CDS encoding ABC transporter ATP-binding protein, which encodes MLKLDNVHTYYGNSHILQGISFEVPKGTCVALLGRNGAGKTTTIHSIAGLTPPRNGTIRFQGRKIEKLTPYQISRCGIGLVPQGRRIFPSLTIRENLTIAARHADQSRTDQEKWTLAKVYELFPILKERENNMGTQLSGGQQQMLAIGRALITNPQLILMDEPSEGLAPIIIEQVGEIIKKLKETGLSILLVEQNFYLACGVANEVLVMNKGQIVWQGEPQQLLANEEIQHRYLGV
- a CDS encoding IclR family transcriptional regulator, coding for MPEKNEQRMLSSLSNALRILRSYSMDKPSQGITEIAVAQNLGKSTVHRLVSTLVKEGFLVKESETHKYRLGYSVLALSGVIFSTLDIYNEALPVVRKLVDTVDETAHIGILDGNELIYIMKIECTHHVRFLTHVGKRNPLYCTSSGKVLLAHQEPDFIKQIIENGLVKHTPNTLTNPNLLHQELAKIKTQGYATSFEELLEGVHSLAAPIRDYTGQVVAALTLVGPKQRMGRSKVAYLSKKVIEACQEISQNLGFYR
- the fdhD gene encoding formate dehydrogenase accessory sulfurtransferase FdhD, which translates into the protein METTKNRTVFKYDGNALIEQVDEVASEYPFTIVLNGQEFATLVCTPTHLKEMAIGFLTSEGVIRFPEEIVSVTLNEERGFAYVETTNKQPTSLEFYAKRFIGSCCGKSRQSFYFHNDVKTAKTVMSRNQITVDQCFYLMELLQQSSTHFQTTGGVHNAALCSKNEIIISCTDIGRHNTLDKIFGYWMQNRIHLHDKVIVFSGRISSEVLLKVAKIGVGILISKSAPTDLALEMAEELGITIIGFVRGRKMNVYTHPERIV
- a CDS encoding FdhF/YdeP family oxidoreductase, with the translated sequence MGKTKHTGPIKLPSLPDPRFWVSPIPFGFGKVKPHHIRDTIKIAWENRDNLPYAVRILQKGVCDGCALGVAGLHDQTLAGPHLCTTRLNVLRLNTMPAIKAEIVHADIDELRKMDSTTLRKLGRIPYPLIRRKGERNFTRISWDEALDQIAEKIRCIDPKQLAFYLTSRGIPNESYYVAAKVARFLGTNNIDNASRICHSPSKTALKRSVGIGASSCNYKDWIGTDVLVFWGSVAANNQPVSTKYMYAAKRKGTKIIVINPYYEPAMEKYWIPSIPESALFGTKIADDFYQVNIGGDIAFMNGVMKSWFEMEERLPGSAINHQFVEEHVNGYEQLKAHIMKYDWETLEKSSGLSKERMYVFAKLLAEAKSAVFVWSMGLTQHRFGTDNISQVANLALLRGFLGREHCGLMPIRGHSGVQGSGEMGADPFSLPGGDFKGLDVERIEKVWGFELPKWQGDIVGVTIENALLPTDHERKLKLFYTSGGNFLETMPNPDFVKMCLENVDIRVHQDIIFNTSTLVDANEAVIVLPAMTRYEMPGGVTSTSTERMVYFSPEIPGPRIPEARAEWQIFIDLAARVKPQQKHLIWFDNAQEIRDEIAKAAPNYDGIQHLKKQGDVFQWGGAWLCEDGICPTPDGRGNLIEIELPELRKAEGRFYVTTRRGKQFNSMVYSETDPFNKADRYDVLIHPADASALNLKEGEAIVVHNEHGMLQGHAKFENVKPGNIEVHWPEGNCLIPKGVYEQYAGIPEYNTTVTVEKAEMYHAAKDISYAEKAIEERKVSVE